Proteins co-encoded in one Amaranthus tricolor cultivar Red isolate AtriRed21 chromosome 7, ASM2621246v1, whole genome shotgun sequence genomic window:
- the LOC130817672 gene encoding zinc finger CCCH domain-containing protein 22 has protein sequence MANEEEKLLEAQLEFQLHEQKESLTAIQDALTSDPQNSELLSIQQELVSSIRDAEEGLLHLKRARLLSEIDSAVQSVSSHVDAKVEPIYLAEVEGSKLSHEDIEVEHLDATDEVETSEKPGFLVGSKCRFRHTDGHWYHGEVLELDGSFARVSFLHPTSEKMMICKFFLQQRCRFGANCRLSHGTLVRLSSLKKFVAPCLGQPFIGSRIWAVSGNGASIWREAELGSWDDKLNQGVVVFRDNGSSETLGVEAMLLSQYAETSDEEEGESDYSSSENSGLSDYEDDGLPQGLGFVESTALQKGIQTDTAIFADWENHTRGIASKMMANMGYREGMGLGLAGQGMVKPIPVKVLPPKQSLDHALQSVKYDERDGCSEKKKRSRGGKRKREKKFAEAARAAKQEEEQRPDVFSLINNHLATHAKMINNESSAKKHKSKETKKEDRQSLVAYEEEVKELRVRVEKLEEMVNRNRKEKAVYEAAMRKLKETRKALSEAEAKHASTSHAVVSKEKEKKWLRF, from the exons ATGGCAAACGAGGAGGAAAAACTTCTAGAGGCTCAATTAGAGTTTCAATTACACGAACAAAAAGAATCTTTGACTGCAATTCAAGACGCTTTAACTTCTGATCCCCAGAATTCGGAGCTTCTCAGT ATCCAACAAGAGCTTGTATCTTCCATTAGAGATGCAGAAGAAGGACTTCTTCACCTAAAACGTGCACGATTGCTGTCTGAAATCGATTCAGCTGTGCAGTCTGTATCTTCTCATGTAGATGCTAAAGTTGAGCCTATATATTTAGCTGAGGTGGAGGGTTCCAAACTTTCACATGAAGACATAGAGGTAGAACATCTGGATGCTACAGATGAAGTAGAAACATCGGAAAAGCCAGGTTTTTTGGTTGGATCTAAATGTAGGTTTCGTCACACTGATGGGCATTGGTATCACGGTGAAGTTCTTGAGTTGGATGGTTCTTTTGCTAGAGTTTCTTTCCTCCATCCAACATCAGAGAAAATGATG ATATGCAAGTTCTTCCTTCAACAACGGTGTCGATTTGGTGCTAATTGCCGGTTATCACATG GAACTCTTGTGCGACTATCATCGCTGAAGAAGTTTGTAGCACCTTGTTTAGGGCAGCCATTTATTGGATCTAGAATTTGGGCTGTTTCAGGGAATGGAGCTAGCATATGGAGAGAGGCTGAACTTGGATCTTGGGATGATAAGCTCAACCAAGGTGTGGTTGTATTTCGTGACAATGGAAGCTCAGAGACGTTAGGGGTTGAGGCAATGTTATTATCACAGTATGCAGAAACCAGCGATGAAGAAGAGGGAGAAAGTGATTATTCAAGTTCTGAGAACTCAGGTTTAAGTGATTATGAAGATGATGGCCTGCCGCAAGGCTTAGGCTTTGTCGAGAGCACTGCCTTGCAGAAGGGGATCCAGACAGACACGGCCATCTTTGCTGATTGGGAGAATCACACTCGGGGTATAGCTTCAAAGATGATGGCGAATATGGGCTATCGTGAAGGAATGGGTCTGGGTCTAGCAGGCCAGGGCATGGTGAAGCCAATACCTGTGAAAGTTCTTCCACCAAAGCAATCTCTTGATCACGCCCTGCAGTCTGTTAAATATGATGAAAGAGATGGGTGTTCAGAGAAGAAAAAACGGAGTCGAGGTGGGAAGCGGAAACGTGAAAAGAAATTTGCAGAAGCAGCTCGGGCTGCcaaacaagaagaggaacagaGACCGGATGTTTTCAGTCTCATAAACAATCACCTTGCAACACATGCTAAGATGATTAACAATGAAAGCTCGGCAAAAAAGCATAAGAGCAAAGAGACTAAGAAAGAAGACAGGCAGTCACTTGTTGCTTATGAAGAAGAGGTGAAGGAGTTGAGAGTTCGAGTGGAGAAGTTGGAGGAGATGGTTAACCGTAATAGGAAGGAAAAGGCGGTTTATGAGGCAGCAATGAGAAAATTGAAGGAGACTCGTAAGGCTTTATCCGAGGCTGAGGCTAAGCATGCATCAACTTCACATGCAGTTGTTAGCaaggagaaagaaaagaaatggCTTAGGTTCTAG